The genome window GGCGGATTCGATAATACTTCGATGTCATGGAAGCTGGAAAAGAACCAGTACCTGCTCGATAACTGGCAGGTGGTGTTCTCGATACAGGGATTATTCTAGGGAGGCGGATGTTTTGATAAAAGGTTGGGTGTTTGCACCGGTTCTTCTCATCCTATTTGCTGCGGCTCAGAATTTTTATGGTTTTGGGCAAATGAAGCGTCTTGTCAAGGTAGGTTATGTTGATCTGGAATCTGTCAAGAACAATTTCCCTAACATTGAAGATATTAAGAAAAAAATCACTGATGAAACTACCAAAGTCGAGGCGGAGATTACCGTCAAGCAGAAAACGTTAGCCGATCTCGAGAAGGATTATCAGCAGAAATCCGCGACGCTGCCCCCCGAACAATTGAAACTGCTTGAGATGAAAATCGATACTGCGCGGAAAGAACTGACCTACTATGTGAAATGGGGCGAGGACTACATTGCATCGATCAAGGATCGTCTGATAACGCCCGTGAAGATAAAAATAAATAAATACATCAAATTGGTCAGTATCGATCAGGGATACAGCTTCGTTTTCATAAAAGGGTCGGATATGGTGGCTTACTATGATGAAAAATACGATGTCACCGGGCACATCCTATATAAGCTGAAAGTGGATTTAAAGGATGAGAAAATAGTTATATTACGCGAATGGAAGAAAAAAAATAAAATTAAATAGAATCTTGTATTTCGGTTAGGAGGAATGATATGAAAAAAACTATTTTCAGCCTGATGGCCATAATGTTTTTAGCCAGCGGCGGGTTTGCCGCCGATGAGAATAAAAGGCTGGTACTGATAGGGTTTGTCGACGTCGAGGAAGTGGTCAAGTTCTACCCCGGTATCGAGGATGTCAAGCAGAAGATCAAGGTTGAGAAGGATAAATACCAAGTCCAGATCAACAAGCTGAAGGAAGAGATCGCGATCATGGAGCAGAACTATCAGCAGAACTTCAACTCGATGACCGACGAAGAGAAGGAACGCCGCGAAGCCGAGATCCAGTATAAGAAAGAAACCCTATACGAATACATCGACGACGCGAATAAGAAGCTCGACGCGTTGAAGGAAGAACTGACCGGCCCTATTTACGCGAAAATCAGCGCGATTATCGAACGGGTCAGTAAGGAAAAGGGTTATAGTTTCGTCTTCAAGAAATCAAGCAAGGACATACTTTATGTCGATAAAGAATTCGACCTTACTCCCGACGTCATCGAGCGTCTCAAGAAAGAATTGCAGTTAGAGGACAGGGACTAGCCGAAATTATAGAAGGCCGGGGCGGTATCAATGGAGACAGGCGGGCAAGAATCTGCTTTTTCTCAGCAAAATGTACTTGAAATAGATAAAGTACAGTTAAAACCCGGGCAGGTTTTATTTGAGGAAATCCCGAACATACCCGGAATGAAATCGGGGTATGTTCTCTCGATCAGCGACATAGAAAAAATCCAGCGTTCGCCAAAAATCACATCGGTAAAGATACTCCTGATAGAAAAGGCCTCCGATCTGCCACCCACCGCGCCGCACCGTTCGCGTACCGAACTCAAGGACGAGATACAGAAGCTCGACCTGCCCGACCTTGAGAAGCGGAACTCCCTTTATGACCGGGGCCTCGGCGAACGTGTCGAGCAGCTTGTCGGATTGAAGAAGGAATTTATCCGCGGCGAGAAGTACCATGAACGGGTGGATACGCACCGCGAAGACAACATCAAAAAATTCCACAGCACCCTGAAAACTATCCATACCCAGCAGAAAGAAGAGACCATGCAGGCGATCGCCGTATTCGCGAAAAGCGCGGCGGATATCGACGGGCTGAGCGAGATCGACGGCCTCGATCTTCAGGCGCTGGTCAATAAGCTCGACCGTTATGAGCGCAATATCAAGTATTTTATGGACGCGGTGGAACGCGAGAATATGATTATCACGGCGTTTATCGAGGAGATAGTGCTCGACTTTATCAACGACGTCGGGTTTCAGCTTGCCCGCGGGTTGTTTTCGGCAATTTCCAAAAACGAGCATTACTCCAATTTTATTATATCGCATACCCTTCAGGTGATGATAGTCGCGCTGATCACCGCGATAGAAATGTCTAAAATGATTACCGAGAAAACGGCCGAGATGAAACATAACGACCTGAATACGTTCCTGGCGATCGGTAAAAAATCCTACCAGCTGGAAGATTTAATCAATCTCGGCATCGCGGCTGTTCTGCACGATATCGATATCAAGATACGGGTTCCCGACCTGACCTATAGTTATAACGGCGGGTATGAGTGGGATTCGATTATAGATACCCACCCGACTAACGGGTTTCACCTGGTCAAACGGCTCGGGCTGAGTTTCGATGTCGAACGCGCGGTCTTCCAGCACCATGAGCGTATCGACGGGTCGGGATTCCCTAACGGGACATTGCCCCGTTTCTTTTCGAAATATACTCCTGTTATCATGTTCGCCGAGCATTATATCGAATCCACCACCCCGAATCCGTTCGTCGATAAGTATTACTCGCCGCGCACGGCGCTTGTGGAGATTCTCAGCAGACAGAGGCATCAGCTCGACGGCGACAGCATCTACGCGTTTATCCGCGCCGCGTCGCTTTTCCCCATCGGGACATGGCTCCTCCTTTCCGACGGGAATATCGGGATAGTGTACGATATCAACAAGGAGCTTCTGGAACGGCCTATCCTGAAAGTATTTTTCGACAGGAGTCTCCAGCGCGTGAATCCGTTCATGGAGGATTTGTCGAAGTCGAATGTTCAGATAGTCAAGCCGATAGACCTGAGCTCAATACGGAAAATCGCGGGCGGCCCGCTGAATTTTATCTTTTCAAACACTTAAAAATATTGCGAAAAATTTAAAAATATTCTTGCGAACTTCATCGTAATGTATTATACTGAATAGAAGAAAGTGGGGTTAAACAGGATATGGAAGGATTTTCGCATCTTTCGGTTCCTATTGCCGAGCTGCGTGAGGGGATGGTCCTGAATCAGGACCTGACGCACACGGTGGGCTTACGGCAGGGACGCGTATTGACTACGATCGACATCAAGCGGATACGGGAACTTCGTCCCGTACCTATACTCCAAGTTGTCATTTCTCACACGCTCCGTTCTCAAATGAATATACAGGTTTCCGACGATGAATCCCGTAGGCTCGGTAACGAGCAGGGTAAAGCGGCGCTCAAGTCGATCCAGATCGAGCATTACCGTGAAGTGCTCGGGGAAACCGATACCCGGAAGGCATTGGAGGATAAGACGCTCGATGTGACCCTGCGGAGTCTGGTCGAGAAGAAAAAATCCGTTATCCGCGGGGAAGAGAATATCACGGCGTACCAGGCCTATAAGAATGCGAATATCGATAAATATATCAATTCCGTCAAGACTGCCCAGACCACCGCGCCGAAGGATACGATTAATATCATCGAGCATTACGCTCAATCCCACGCGGATATGGAATCGCTATCCAGCGTGGACGCGCTCGATACGAAAAAGATTGTAGTACGCAGCGATTCATATGAAGTGGATACCGAGCATTTTCTCGATGCGGTGCTGAATAAAAAATCCGTCCATACGGCGTTCGTCGAAAATCTGGTCGTCGATTTTCTGGCGGATATGGGGTACGAACTCGCTCGCGGTATGCTCGTGTTTCTTTCGCGTAACGAGTCGAAGCGCGCGTTCATTTCGTCGCATTCCCTGCAGGTGATGATTATTTCGCTCGTGACGGCGATCGAGCTGACGCGAATGATCAATAAAAAGTCGGAATGTTTGGATTCCGGCGACCTGTCGACATTCCTGTCGATCAGTAAAAAGACCTTCACGCTGGAGGAATTGGTCAACCTCGGGATTGCGGCGCTCCTGCATGACGTGGAGTTTCGCAAGCAGGTTCCCGACCTGAAGGCCGACTCCGTATTTTCGATGCAGCAGCAGTCGATTATCGATCTGCATACCAGTAACGGCTACCATATCGCGAAAATGCTGAACATCGATTTTGAGGTGCAGCGCGCGGTATTCCAGCACCACGAGCGTTACGACGGGAGCGGATATCCCAGCGGACTGCATCCGCGTTTCTTCACGAAATACACCCCGATACTGATTTTCGCCGAGCATTATACGGAAAGTGTCACAAAAAACCCGTTTTTCGATCGGGTATTATCCCCCCGCGATACGGTCGTGCGTCTTTTATCCGCCGAACGGGCGAAATTCGACGGCGATATCACTTACGCCTTCCTGAAGGCAGCGTCGTTATTCCCTGTGGGGGGATGGGTACTATTATCGGACAACCGGATCGGACTGGTGCGCGCGGTCAATTCCGAAAAACTGGATAAGCCGACCGTCGGCGTCTATTTCGATCAAACTTTTAATAAAATCTCTCCCGAAGAAATTAACCTCTCGAAGAGCGCGATTGAAATCGTCAAGCCGTTATCATGGGATATAGTCCGAAACGCGGTCAAAGGCCCGATCGATTTTATCTATCATTGAACGCTTCATTCATCATTGATATATATCATTTTTATTACTTTATATAGCGCAAATATTCTAATATATAAAAATACAAAAAAATCCTTGCGGAAAAGATTCTTCAATGCTAAAATAATACTGTCGGATGCTATAGGATATAATTATGGATAATTTTTCACTTCTTCAGGTTCCTATCAACGATTTACGCGAGGGAATGGTTCTCAATCAGGATTTAACCGCGGATATAGGTTTACGGCAGGGTCGGGTATTGACCGCGTCCGATATCGGGAAAATCAGGGAATTGAAACCCAACGAAAAACTCTCCGTCGTACTATCTAATTCGTTACGGTCGCAATTAAACATTCCCGATCCCGTCAGACCCGCTAATGCGGCAAGTGATAATAAGCGCGGAGGTTCGTTAAAATCTTCGCAGATCGCCAATTTCCGTGATGCGCTCGGGGAAAATGAAATCCGAGCGTCATTGAACGATCAGAATCTTGACGGCGCGCTTAAGGGGATTGTTGAAAAAAAGAAAGCGGTGATTCGCGGGGACGATTACCAGAACAGGGTGGAAAACTACCGGAACGAGCATCTTGAGAAGTATAAAAACTCCATCAAATCGATACAGACGTCTACACGTAAGGACACCCTGAATATCATCGATCATTATGCGCAAACGCATGCCGATATGGAATCGTTGAACGATGTAGACGCGCTTGAGACCGGAGAACTGGTCAATCGCAGCGATACCTATGAACAGAACGCCCAGTTTTTTATGGACTCAATCCTGACGAAAAAGACCGTGTTTACCTCGTTTGTAGAAAACATCGTGGTCGATTTCCTGGCGGATATGGGGTACGATCTTGCGCGCGGGATGCTCGCGTTCCTTTCCCGAAATGAATCGAAGGTTTCGTATATCGCTTCGCATTCCCTTCAGGTGATGATCGTCGCGCTGGTCGCCGCTATCGAGCTGACCCGTATTATCAACATGAAATCCCAAACCCTCGACTCGGAAGATTTAGGTACTCTCCTTTCGATCAGCAAGAAATCGTTCACCCTCGAGGAACTGGTCAATCTGGGAATTGCGGCGTTACTCCACGATATCGAATTCCGTAAGCAAGTGCCCGACCTGAAAGAAAACTCTATTTTTAACATACAGCAACAGTCGATCATCGACCTGCACCCGAGTAACGGTTACCATCTGGCGAAGACCCTGAACATCGATTTCGAGGTTCAGCGCGCGGTATTCCAGCACCACGAGCGTTATGACGGAAGCGGGTATCCGAGCGGGCTTCATCCGCGCTTCTTTACCAAATATACCCCGGTATTAATGTTCGCCGAGTATTACACCGAGATGATTACCCGCAATCCGTTTGTCAATACGATACTCACCCCCCGCGATACGGTGGTGAAGCTGCTGTCGAGCGAACGGGCAAAATTCGACGGCGACGTGATTTATGCGTTCCTCAAAGCGGCGTCGTTATATCCGGTGGGGAGTTGGGTAGTGTTATCCGATTCCCGGATCGGGTTGGTTCGCGGGGTTAATTCCGAAAAGCTCGACCGCCCGACAATCGGCGTGTATTTCGATAGAAACTTCTCACGCATGGATATTGAGGATGTCAATCTGATGAAAAGCCCGTTGCAGATAGTTAAACCTCTCTCATGGGATATCGTGCGCAGCGCGGTCAAAGAACCCCTCGATTTTATTTATCGCTAACGCTATCCGAACGTTGTGATTTTTTATCCTATCTATTAAAATAGTGATTAATCTTTAACGGGGTACCGATGAAACGGATTATTTGGACCTATCCCGCGCTGTTTTTTGTAACGCTCATAGCTCTGATGGGGTGCAGGACGCCTGAGAAGAAGCCTATTCCGGGGACTAACGCGATAATCGTTGTCACCAACGGGCTATCTATGATAGAGGTTTCCATGCTCTCGCAGGGATTGGTCGATATTTCGGCCTACGACCCGTCGATAAAGGTCGCCCTGGCGTACTCGACTACGAATAATTTTCTCGGCCGGGATGTTTACGCCGACATGGAGAAGTGTTACCTCCTTTCCGGGGCGGCCGTGATGCTCACAAACGCGCAGGCGATATTGAAGAAGAATCATCCCGGATACAGTTTGGTGGTGTACGACGGCGCGCGGCCGGTCAGCGTTCAGGAAGCGATGTGGAAACTCGTGAAGGATACCCCGCAGAAGATTTATGTCGCAGACCCCGCGAAGGGGTCGATCCATAACTACGGCGGCGCGGTCGATTTATCGGTCGCCGGCCCGGACGGCATTCCCCTCGATATGGGGACTCCCTTCGACAGCTTCAGCGACCTGTCCCAACCGAAGTACGAGGAGCAGTTCCTCAAGGATAAACTCCTAAGCTATACCCAGTACAGCAACCGTCTCATTCTCCGCGAAGCCATGCTCGGCGCGGGTTTTAAGGGGATTCCCAACGAGTGGTGGCATTTTAACGCGTATCCTAAGGACGAGCTCAAGAAGAAATACCAGACGATCAAGTGAGGAAATATGCCCAAATACCTGATTGCCCTTTGCGCCGCGGCTCTCCTGTCCGCCTGCGGGGATAATGTCAAACCGCCCTTGTATGAGCCGCCTACGACGCTCCTCGAAGAGAAGGAAGCGCATATCGCGGCGCTCACTGAGAAGTTGTCAACCGATCCGTCAAATACGGTTCTGCTGATAGAGCGCGCCGAGGATTATTTTATGACCGGACAGCTCGACAAATCCCTCGGGGATTACCAGACCGCGATGAAGATTTCCCCGGAAGACCCCGTACCGTATTGCGCGGCGGGCGCGGCATATCTCGCTCTCGGGGAATATGGCGCCGCTCAGGATTCGTTTATGAAGGCGGTATCGCTCGACCCCAAAGCGCACGATGCATATTATTATCTCGGCCTGATCGCGTTTATCGAAGGAGACAAGCCCGCCGCGGAAAATTATTTCACGCGCGCGATCGAGCTTGCTCCGTCGTACGCGAAGTATTATTTCGACCGCGCTCAACTCTATATTCAGATGGAGAAGTATTCCCAAGCGGCCGCCGAGTACGGTAAGTTTATCCAATTCGCGCCGGGGATCTATCTGGGATATTATTATCGCGGACTGGCGTATAAATTAATGAAGAACTACGACGCCGCTGTGAAAGATTTCGCGCGTACTATCGAGCTATCCCCGGACTACGGCGACGCGTACTACGAACTGGGGGCGATCTACCTGCTGACCGGGAAGACGGACGCCGCGCTCGCGGATTTATCGAAGGCCGCCGATCTGGGGAATCCCGACGCGGAGGATCTGCTCTTGAAGATCAAGAAAGGAAAGAAATAGGAGTATCTATGCGTTATAATAGAATTCTCGTCCCGCTTCTTCTGATAGGCGCGGTCATTGCCGGGTGCGGGAAGAATACTGCCGATAAGCAGGCGATCGAGGCAGAAGCCCTGAAAAAACTGACCGCCGACGTGATCGCCAATCCCACGAACGCGGCCTGCTACTACGAACGGGGGCTCGAGTATTACCGGCAGGGCAAGCTCAACCTCGCGCTCGAGGATATGAACAACGCGGTCAAGTACCGCCCGGATTACGCGAAGGCCTATCTGCTGCTCGGGAATATCTATATCGCGGCGGGGCTGGACGGGGACGCATACCTGAACTACCTGAGCGCTGTCAAGTACGACCCGTCGATGGACGATGCCTATTTCGAGATCGCGAATTACCAGTACCTCGCGGGTGACCTGAAATCCGCGCTGTCCAATATCAATATCGCGCTGACGCTCGCGCCCGGCAACCCGGAGTATTACTACTCGCGAGGGATGCTTCATATCAACCTGAAGCAGTACGTACCCGCGCTGAACGATTTTAACCGCGCGATCGTACTCAAGCCCGATTACGCCGACGCCTACCGCAGCCGGGGCGCGTTATACAGCGCGCTCAAGGAGTACGAGCAGGCGCTCGCCGACCTGACCAAGGCGATCGAGCTCGACCCGGAGTTCACCGACGCGTACTTCCACCGGGGGATGGTGTATCTCGAGATGGGGAATAAGACCCTCGCGCGGAAGGATCTGGCGAAAGCCGCCGCGCTCGGCGACAAGCAGGCGAAGGCGATACTCGAACAACTGTAATGAAATACCAATATAGAATCAACCCCAGCAATACGAGTTAAACTTATTTTACGCCCGGAAAATATTCCGTCCTGCCAGCAGAAACGGGCTTGCTTTTTCCATGAAAAGAGTGTATAATACTTCGCCCTAACTATAGTCGGGCAGACACATTAGAAACGGGGTACGAGTGAGAAAAGATTTCGCGAAAAACACCTTATTCAGTCTCGGCGGATACGGATTCCTGATAGTTTTCAATCTTGCATTCAGCTTCTTCGCGGCGCGCGCGCTCGGGCCGGCGGCGTACGGAATTTATACTACGTTTTTCTATATCCTTTTATCGTTCACCCAGCCCATCAATTCGCTCCAGCTCGCTGTGGCGAAGGAAGTACAGCGTGAGAAATTGTCACGGGAGGAGGCGAACCGCCGGTTTTCGTCCACCCTCTTCGTGTTCGCGCTCGCGGCGCTCGTCATTTTCGGCGGGCTGTCCCCCGTGTTCCAGTCGGTCTATCACCTTCCAAGTATTTTGGACGGGGTTATCGGCGGAGGGGTGATCGCGGTCTGGATAATCCTGACCGCGTACCGGGGAATCGATATCGGGAGGATGAACTTCGCGGGCTACGGCGTCAATATCGGCTTCGAGGGATTTTTACGCGCGGGTATCGGTATCCTTCTGATCCTCATGGGATTCGGCATAACCGGCGCGCTGGGAGTTTCTATCATCTCGGGTATCATCGGGATACTGATGATTATCCTGCCGGACTTCAAGAACGCCGTAAAGAGCTTTTTCAGGTTCCGGCTGGACAAGAATCTGGTGAAGGAGTTTGTCAAGGCGCTCGTCATCCTGCTCCCTTACGGGCTGATTATGAACCTCGACCTGACGATGGTACAGAACGTGATCGGCGGGCAGGAATCGGGATATATCGCGGCGTGCGCCCTCTTCGGGAAAAACCTGATCGCGCTCGTGCTCGTATTCGCGAATGTCATCTTCTCATACACTTTGCACGACCGTAAGGATACGTTCTGGATGGGTGTACTCCTGACGATACTGTTCTTTATCGGCGCGGTGCTCTTCTCGATATTCGCGGCAGTCCCGGTGATCAATCTTCTGTTCGGGCCGGGGTACGAGAAGGTGGTGGATTACCTGCCGTGGTACCTGATTATGACATTACCGGTCGCGATACTCCAGCATATCGTGAACTATTCGGTTGCGAAAAATTACGGGTTTATGCGGATATTCATCTGGGTCGCGCTCGGGGCGCTTGGGGCGGTATTCTGGTTCCTTTTAACAAATTACCCGATGATTACTTTCCTGAAGGCGTCGTTTGTTTCTCTGACGATTATCGACGGTATTCTACTGGCAATCATCTATTTTTTGTCAAGAAATAAACAAAATAATCATTGACCGTTTCGCACAATATGCTAAAATGTATGAAAATGGATAGAGGGGAGGAAAGATTTGAGAGAGGCTAAAGTCGCGCGAAAGACGAGGGAGACCAATATCGAGGTCGAAATCAACCTGGACGGAAGCGGAAAGTTCGATATCAATACCGGTATCGGGTTCTTCAACCACATGTTCGAGACCTTGTCGCGCCACAGCCTGATCGATATTACCCTCAACGCGAGCGGCGATATCAATGTGGACTATCACCACCTGGTGGAGGATTGCGGGATTGTGCTCGGGCAGGCGATCAATCAGGCGTTGAAGGATAAGGCGGGCATCCGCCGTTTCGGGAACGCTATCCTGCCGTTGGACGAAGCCCTTTGCGAGGCGGTAATGGATATCAGCGGCCGTCCGCATCTGGAGACCAACCTGACGGAGTATTCCGGCACGGTGGGCGAGTTCAATTTCGAGCTGGGCGAGGTGTTTTTCTCCGGGTTCGCGTCCGAGGGGTTTACGGTGCATATCAATGTCCGTCAGGGCAAGAATCTGCATCATATCCTCGAGTCGGCGTTCAAATCGTTCGCGCGGGCACTGCGGAGCGCGGTGGAAATCGATGACAGGATGCACGGGCGGATACCGTCCACAAAGGACCACATAGAGGATTAAAATGATAGCGATTATAGATTACGGAATGGGCAATCTTGCGAGCGTGTATAACGCGTTCGTAAAAACGGGGTTCGGCGATATAAAAATTACCTCCGACCCGGCCGACCTTCGCCGCGCGGATAAACTGGTGCTCCCCGGAGTGGGCGCGTTCGAGGACGCGATGAAGAACCTGAGACGCGATAAGCTGGTCGACCCTATATTGGAAAGTGTCGCCGCCGGGAAACCGTTCCTCGGGATATGTCTCGGATACCAGTTGATGTTCGAACGGAGCTGCGAGGGCGGAAATTTCGAGGGGCTCGGCATTATGAAGGGCGATGTCGTACGGTTCGATATCTCGCTGCCGGTCCCGCATATGGGATGGAACGAGACTCTGATCAAAGACGGCGCTGGGGTGTTTGACGGATTGGCCGGAAATGTGTATTTTTACTTCGACCACGCGTACTATCCGTTACCATCGGACGAATCGGTGATCGCGGGCACGACCGAATACGAGACCGTATTCGTATCGGCGGTACGGAAGGGCAATGTTTACGGGGCGCAGTTTCACCCGGAGAAGAGTCATAATAACGGATTAAAAATAATAAGTAATTTCGGAAAATTAAAATAACCGGAGGACTATTTTTATGCTCATCATTCCCGCAATCGATATAAAGGATAAAAAGTGCGTGCGCCTGGTGCGCGGCGACCCGCAGTTCGAGACGGTCTACTCCACCGAGCCGGTATTCCAGGCGAAGTACTGGGAACGCGAGGGCGCGCGCCGCCTGCATATCGTCGATCTCGACGGCGCGTTCGAGGGGAAAACCAAGAACCTCGATATTATCCAGCGGATTGTCGAGGAAGTCAATATCATGGTCGAGGTCGGCGGCGGAATCCGCGACAACCGTATCATCCGCGCGCTCAAGAACCGCGGGGTGCATAAAATTGTGATCGGGACGGCGGCGGTCGAGAACCGTAAATTTATCAAGAACCTCTGCAAATCGGAACCGGACAGTATCATTATCGCGATAGACGCGCATGACGGGTTTGTGGTCAAGAAGGGATGGAAGGAAGTGACCGATAAACGCGCGGTCGATCTGGTGAAGGAACTTGAGGAGTACGGCGTACAGGAAGTGATCTATACCGACGTGAACCGTGACGGCACTCTCGAGGGGCCGAACTACGATTCGATCGAGACGATGCTGACGGTGACCGAAATCCCGATTATCGTATCGGGCGGGGTATCCTCTCTCGACGACCTGAGACGGCTCGCGCAGTACGAGAAGGACGGACTGCGGGGGGTGATTATCGGCAAAGCCCTCTACGAGGGGATATTCAAGCTCTCCGAGGCGCTCAAGTACGATAAGGGATAACTTCTAGTCTACTGATTCCTGATATCCAGCGTCACCCCGTTTTTATCGGCGGTGATTTGAATAAATATATCATCGTTGTACATTGTAAGCACATTTGCCGATTTCTGGATTTCAAATTTTAATTTATTTTCTTTCGGGCTTATACTCTGCGTTGGGAAAACAAATTTCGGGTCGCCCGAAAAATACCCGAAAGCCTTCAGCAGGATAAACGCGTCTTCCACCCGTGTCATCATAGGAAAAGTATAAACTTCTCTGATATAATCCGGGTCGTCCGTCCAATAATCGGTGACCGATATTTCCGCGGTACATTTGTTATCGAAAGAGTACTTCTCGATCGACGTCATTGACCCTTCGCCGCCCTCGCCGTCCTGCTCGGGATCGCCGCTGCTCTCCGAAACACTATACAGGTAATCCAAGAGCGGATATTGAGAATCTTCCGATACCTCCGGCGCGGGCAGAGTGGATAGATACCCGTCGAAAATATACCCCTTCTTGCCGGCGTAATCGGCGTAAACCCAATGCCCGTCGATATTGTCGAAGCTGAATACGACGGGTTTCGCGGCATCCTTGAGTACGGTTAGTTTACCGCCGTAGGGAACTTTGATCACCAGTTTACCGTTGATATCCGCTTTCTCGCGGAGGTTCAGCCCGGACGGCGCGAGGACAGTGAGCTTATCGCCGGGAGCGTACCATACCGGAGCCTCGCCGAATAGATACGAGGATACGGATAAAAAAAACAGACTCAATAGTACCTTTTTCATATTTTCCCCCTTTATTCGATTCCTATTCCGTCGACGGTCAGTACTATCGATGAATTCTCCTTTGCGAGTTTTATTGCCGTTTCCGCCGATTTCATCAGTATAGAGTTTGCGCTGACTGTGAACGAGAATCCCGATTTGTTTTCCGAGGCTTTCGAGGATTTTAACGGGAACATCAGTGTTTCGGTATTATAAAAATACCCGATCAGTTTCATCAGATGAAAAACTTCCTCCAAGCGATATTTCCCGGAAAAGGTATAGACCGCATGGATTTTCGGAAGCGGGTCGTCCACTGTATAATCGATCGTCGATTCGACCACGGAGGTGATCCCCCCTTCCCATTCTTCGCGCACCTTTTCCCACTTCCCGCCGTCATTTTCGTTATCCTCGAATACAGGATCGGAGACGGGCGATAAATTGTTTTGCAGGTAATTCTGCATCAATGATGGGAGATCGATCTCTCCCGCGTCGCTCTGGGGCGCCGGGAGTTTGGAAAGATATCCGTCGAAAATATACCCTTTTTTACCCTCATATTCCGCGTAAACCCAGTGTCCGTCGATATTATCGAAGCTGAACACCACGGGTTTAGCGGTATCCTTGA of Brevinematales bacterium contains these proteins:
- a CDS encoding SH3 domain-containing protein; this encodes MKKVLLSLFFLSVSSYLFGEAPVWYAPGDKLTVLAPSGLNLREKADINGKLVIKVPYGGKLTVLKDAAKPVVFSFDNIDGHWVYADYAGKKGYIFDGYLSTLPAPEVSEDSQYPLLDYLYSVSESSGDPEQDGEGGEGSMTSIEKYSFDNKCTAEISVTDYWTDDPDYIREVYTFPMMTRVEDAFILLKAFGYFSGDPKFVFPTQSISPKENKLKFEIQKSANVLTMYNDDIFIQITADKNGVTLDIRNQ
- a CDS encoding SH3 domain-containing protein produces the protein MFIPAYAGTELWYAPGDTLNVLAISGLNLREKADINGKPIVKVPYAGMLTVLKDTAKPVVFSFDNIDGHWVYAEYEGKKGYIFDGYLSKLPAPQSDAGEIDLPSLMQNYLQNNLSPVSDPVFEDNENDGGKWEKVREEWEGGITSVVESTIDYTVDDPLPKIHAVYTFSGKYRLEEVFHLMKLIGYFYNTETLMFPLKSSKASENKSGFSFTVSANSILMKSAETAIKLAKENSSIVLTVDGIGIE
- a CDS encoding tetratricopeptide repeat protein, producing MPKYLIALCAAALLSACGDNVKPPLYEPPTTLLEEKEAHIAALTEKLSTDPSNTVLLIERAEDYFMTGQLDKSLGDYQTAMKISPEDPVPYCAAGAAYLALGEYGAAQDSFMKAVSLDPKAHDAYYYLGLIAFIEGDKPAAENYFTRAIELAPSYAKYYFDRAQLYIQMEKYSQAAAEYGKFIQFAPGIYLGYYYRGLAYKLMKNYDAAVKDFARTIELSPDYGDAYYELGAIYLLTGKTDAALADLSKAADLGNPDAEDLLLKIKKGKK
- the hisB gene encoding imidazoleglycerol-phosphate dehydratase HisB, giving the protein MREAKVARKTRETNIEVEINLDGSGKFDINTGIGFFNHMFETLSRHSLIDITLNASGDINVDYHHLVEDCGIVLGQAINQALKDKAGIRRFGNAILPLDEALCEAVMDISGRPHLETNLTEYSGTVGEFNFELGEVFFSGFASEGFTVHINVRQGKNLHHILESAFKSFARALRSAVEIDDRMHGRIPSTKDHIED
- the hisH gene encoding imidazole glycerol phosphate synthase subunit HisH, which codes for MIAIIDYGMGNLASVYNAFVKTGFGDIKITSDPADLRRADKLVLPGVGAFEDAMKNLRRDKLVDPILESVAAGKPFLGICLGYQLMFERSCEGGNFEGLGIMKGDVVRFDISLPVPHMGWNETLIKDGAGVFDGLAGNVYFYFDHAYYPLPSDESVIAGTTEYETVFVSAVRKGNVYGAQFHPEKSHNNGLKIISNFGKLK
- the hisA gene encoding 1-(5-phosphoribosyl)-5-[(5-phosphoribosylamino)methylideneamino]imidazole-4-carboxamide isomerase, translated to MLIIPAIDIKDKKCVRLVRGDPQFETVYSTEPVFQAKYWEREGARRLHIVDLDGAFEGKTKNLDIIQRIVEEVNIMVEVGGGIRDNRIIRALKNRGVHKIVIGTAAVENRKFIKNLCKSEPDSIIIAIDAHDGFVVKKGWKEVTDKRAVDLVKELEEYGVQEVIYTDVNRDGTLEGPNYDSIETMLTVTEIPIIVSGGVSSLDDLRRLAQYEKDGLRGVIIGKALYEGIFKLSEALKYDKG
- a CDS encoding tetratricopeptide repeat protein — protein: MRYNRILVPLLLIGAVIAGCGKNTADKQAIEAEALKKLTADVIANPTNAACYYERGLEYYRQGKLNLALEDMNNAVKYRPDYAKAYLLLGNIYIAAGLDGDAYLNYLSAVKYDPSMDDAYFEIANYQYLAGDLKSALSNINIALTLAPGNPEYYYSRGMLHINLKQYVPALNDFNRAIVLKPDYADAYRSRGALYSALKEYEQALADLTKAIELDPEFTDAYFHRGMVYLEMGNKTLARKDLAKAAALGDKQAKAILEQL